From the genome of Oxyura jamaicensis isolate SHBP4307 breed ruddy duck chromosome 2, BPBGC_Ojam_1.0, whole genome shotgun sequence, one region includes:
- the LOC118161757 gene encoding transmembrane protein 68-like produces the protein MIGGNESCTAGPISLSYLTCVAHLLGEWTGVEHLEDYLGYTVYLSWLLLPLAIAFIFPGIFFLTFIYSAVILLHLHKRKRKSSGDNSGNVWDGARKMLTTIWDGHGRIWHGYEIHGDENIPEGPALFVFYHGACPADIIYFISRLLLEKKRFCYVVADHFVSRIPGFKILVEAFEILHGPKEACVNALKKGYLLGISPGGVREALFSDETYVIIWGNRKGFAQVAIDAKVPIIPVFTQNVREGIRTLGRIKILRKLYERIRLPVVPMYGGFPVKLRTFVGEPIPYDPNITAEELTAKTKSALQALIEKHQKIPGNICRALMERFQTRQKED, from the exons ATGATAGGTGGAAATGAATCCTGTACTGCAGGACCAATATCGCTGTCCTACTTAACCTGTGTGGCTCACTTACTGGGAGAATGGACTGGTGTGGAGCATCTTGAAGATTATCTGGGTTATACAGTCTACCTTTCATGGTTGCTTCTTCCACTTGCAATAGCTTTTATATTTCCAGGAATTTTCTTCCTCACCTTTATCTACAGTGCTGTTATCCTTCTTCATCTTcataaaaggaagaggaaatcaAGTGGAGATAATTCAGGTAACGTTTGGGATGgtgcaagaaaaatgttgacAACCATATGGGATGGACATGGAAGAATATGGCATG GTTACGAGATTCATGGTGATGAAAACATTCCAGAAGGACCTGcactttttgtgttttatcaTGGAGCTTGTCCTGCTGACATTATCTATTTCATATCTAGACTTCTTTTAGAAAAGAAGAGATTTTGCTACGTAGTAGCTGATCATTTTGTCTCTAGAATACCAG gttttaaaatattagttgAAGCATTTGAAATTTTGCATGGACCAAAAGAAGCATGTGTCAATGCTCTGAAGAAAGGCTATCTGTTGGGTATTTCTCCAGGTGGAGTTCGGGAAGCACTTTTTAGTGATGAAACATATGTTATTATATGGGGCAATCGAAAGGGCTTTGCTCAGGTTGCCATTGATGCGAAAGTG cCCATCATTCCTGTGTTTACACAAAATGTTCGAGAAGGCATTAggacattaggaagaataa aaataCTTAGGAAACTATATGAACGTATTAGATTGCCAGTAGTTCCTATGTACGGTGGGTTTCCAGTCAAGCTTCGTACATTTGTTGGAGAACCCATTCCATATGATCCAAATATAACTGCTGAGGAACTGACTGCTAAG ACAAAATCAGCACTCCAGGCCCTAatagaaaaacatcagaaaataccAGGAAATATATGTAGGGCTTTAATGGAACGATTTCAAACACGACAGAAAGAAGACTAA